The sequence below is a genomic window from Glycine max cultivar Williams 82 chromosome 20, Glycine_max_v4.0, whole genome shotgun sequence.
AGTAAAAACATTGACTGAAGATTGATTCAAAGTCTTGATATCTAATGATTAACCTAATATTTGGCCAATTCAACAGCAGAATAGAAGAAAGCTACCTTCCATAGATGAACATCATGATAATATAATATCAGGCTACAACAGGAATTTCCAAATCCAAATATTATACCTCCCCCCACCCCATTAAACAATGATTGGACATTGTAGTTTAGGCAATGACAAATGTCAAACAGACAAGAATAAgaatataataacaaataaaggcAAAATGGCTAATGATCAATCGATACTACCAAAAGCATAAAACTTACCAAACCGTGACAGCATGGAGTAAAGCAGGATACCACCCATGGAGTGTCCAATTGCAAGCAATTTTCCATCTTTAGGCATGCTTTGTTTCATTATGTATTCTATCTGTAcaggtaaaacaaaaaaagtcttataaggGATATGCAGCCAGAGAGTTTCCTGTAaataacaagtaaaaaaaaggtATTGCGGATGATATGATTGTTAATTActgttaataatattaataagtgATTGATACAATAAGATGTCACCTCACCGCTGCAGGAACATCTTCTTCCAAGTAATGATCGAAGTCCCAATCATACTTCACCATCAAGTCAAGTTGCTTCTGAAAATCTTCGATTGTAGAAGTAAAGCGAGCTTGTAGATCAAATAATGGAGGAGAAACAGATAGCTGACCTTCCTCGATAATATTTACTAGTTTTTGACTCAGATCAGTTATTTGACTAGTAATACCAGTGTTTTGCTTTGTTTCGAACAAAGTTGAAAGCTTTCCCCTTACCTCATTGAATTGTTCATATAATGGAGAATCCACCAAAAGTTTTGAAATCTGATCTAGAAATTTGGTAAACATCACCCTTGATTGACTTTCACTCAGAAACCCAGAGACTCTTTCtgacaaaaacattaaagtctCGGTCAATCTTGCCACCAACTTTGATTCATCCCAAACAGTACCTAACCTAGTTAGATCACCTTGGATTGCCACATTTTCAGTTTCTACTCCATTAGGGGCAGAAATCTCAGGTTCAGATACCGCACAAAAAGAGACGTTATTCAATTCTTTGTTTGAAGCCACTGCTCCATTGGTAGCAATAGCACTTTCTGAAGCAGCTTTCATCTTCTCAGACATTGCATTGGCAGACTGTTCAATATCCTTGGAATTTGAACCCTGAATACTCAACCCAGCTCCTCGTACTTCAAGAATCCAAGTTTCAAATCCCTGACCAGACATGTAACGTGCAAATGATGACTGCAGTACATACCATGTGTTAGTGGGAAGCCTGATACATAAAATCAGAAAAGAAAATACTACCGACAAACTATAATTAGGcaaacaaaatcattaattacTCAAACACAGGTTGATCACAAAGAATAATACAGAGGAAAAATGAAACTTAAACCAGAACAATATggaggaaataataataataataataataataataataataataataatatagaatCAAAAGAAGTAGCTTTGGTGCATTCTTTAAGGGAAGAGGCATTCAGAATTTTGCAATCAAACTGCAATTTACAAGAGTACATTAgtgtcaaaactcaaaagatTTTGTTTCACATATCCATATTCAATACATATCTAAAATTGATACTTTTGGATACTTCACTATTGTTATTTGTGAAGCATCAAAGCATTTTTAGGCAAAATAAGTTATGGAAATCTTATACAGCCAGATACAAGACATACATGCATGTATAAGAAATAAGCTTAGAAGCATTTTTGCTTGGTGAACTAGACATGAAGGCTATCGTCTTTATTGATGATTCTCAGGGAGGGAATGAGAATGGAATAGGTACTATTCTTGTTTGTAGACAATGGACTATGATTTATGATGTCAATGATTTATAATTTCTGTTTTGATTTTAGCATCGTCCAAGAAGTATCGCCTTAATTTAGATTAGTCTTATCACAGTGATATACTATGGATTTCAGTACCTTGAGGAATTAGTCACTACTACATCCAAATATGAATGCATAACCACGAAACTTCCTTGTGTAGAATCATCCAATTGCCCCACTAAATTTCATAACAAGTTTACTAGCACAAGTAAACCATATTCCGTCGATGATAAATATACAAGCATCGACAAAAAATTCCAAGAAGCGAAAATGAAaaccaaagaaaacaaacagAGCACACAACAAGTAGACTTAAAAGGCAAACTAAACAGAGAATAGAAACACACACAATTTGACAATTACGATGGAGGGATCTAAAATAAACTTGGGatacaaataaaatcaaaagaaaaattataaattaaaaaaggtaGAATACCTCAGGAGAAAGGTCATATCCAACGGCGTTAGTTCCCACTCCCGACAATAGCAACAGAGGATGATTCCTCGGAGGTGCCTACGAAACAAACATAGTATCCTAAGAAAatgtaacaaaattataaagagagaacAGAAATAGGTGCGATTCgaatgaagaaacaaaaactaACGAGAGGCGAAGGGTGGTAGCGCCAGAGAGCGAGTTTCCAATCGGAATTGGAGAGGGAGACATAGTGGAGTTCGTCGGCGGTGCAGACGGAGGGCTTGTCGGCGAAGGCGGTGGAGAAAGCCCTGAGGCGGAAGGGAGCGGTGGCGCGTGGGAGGGAGCAGAAGGTGGAAGAGCCTTTGCACAGAGTAGAGAGCATGTCAGATTGGAAGGACAAGGACATGGACATAGACATAGACATGGTTGACATTTTGGGTAACATGACGCTTCGCTTCGCTTCTGTGATCTATCTATCTCATTACTTATTCTTTATGCGCTAATCCGTAC
It includes:
- the LOC100793924 gene encoding uncharacterized protein isoform X2 produces the protein MLPKMSTMSMSMSMSLSFQSDMLSTLCKGSSTFCSLPRATAPFRLRAFSTAFADKPSVCTADELHYVSLSNSDWKLALWRYHPSPLAPPRNHPLLLLSGVGTNAVGYDLSPESSFARYMSGQGFETWILEVRGAGLSIQGSNSKDIEQSANAMSEKMKAASESAIATNGAVASNKELNNVSFCAVSEPEISAPNGVETENVAIQGDLTRLGTVWDESKLVARLTETLMFLSERVSGFLSESQSRVMFTKFLDQISKLLVDSPLYEQFNEVRGKLSTLFETKQNTGITSQITDLSQKLVNIIEEGQLSVSPPLFDLQARFTSTIEDFQKQLDLMVKYDWDFDHYLEEDVPAAIEYIMKQSMPKDGKLLAIGHSMGGILLYSMLSRFGFEGKESNLAAVVTLASSLDYTSSKSTLKLLLPLADPAQALNVPVVPLGAMLAAAYPLSSRPPYVFSWLNTLISAEDMMDPDLLKRLVLNNFCTIPAKLVLQLTTAFRERGLCNRNGTFFYKDHLHKSNTPILAIAGDQDLICPPEAVEGIL
- the LOC100793924 gene encoding uncharacterized protein isoform X1, whose product is MLPKMSTMSMSMSMSLSFQSDMLSTLCKGSSTFCSLPRATAPFRLRAFSTAFADKPSVCTADELHYVSLSNSDWKLALWRYHPSPLAPPRNHPLLLLSGVGTNAVGYDLSPESSFARYMSGQGFETWILEVRGAGLSIQGSNSKDIEQSANAMSEKMKAASESAIATNGAVASNKELNNVSFCAVSEPEISAPNGVETENVAIQGDLTRLGTVWDESKLVARLTETLMFLSERVSGFLSESQSRVMFTKFLDQISKLLVDSPLYEQFNEVRGKLSTLFETKQNTGITSQITDLSQKLVNIIEEGQLSVSPPLFDLQARFTSTIEDFQKQLDLMVKYDWDFDHYLEEDVPAAIEYIMKQSMPKDGKLLAIGHSMGGILLYSMLSRFGFEGKESNLAAVVTLASSLDYTSSKSTLKLLLPLADPAQALNVPVVPLGAMLAAAYPLSSRPPYVFSWLNTLISAEDMMDPDLLKRLVLNNFCTIPAKLVLQLTTAFRERGLCNRNGTFFYKDHLHKSNTPILAIAGDQDLICPPEAVEETVKLIPEHLVTYKVFGEPGGSHYAHYDLVGGRLAVEQVYPCIIEFLSCHDK
- the LOC100793924 gene encoding uncharacterized protein isoform X3; this translates as MLPKMSTMSMSMSMSLSFQSDMLSTLCKGSSTFCSLPRATAPFRLRAFSTAFADKPSVCTADELHYVSLSNSDWKLALWRYHPSPLAPPRNHPLLLLSGVGTNAVGYDLSPESSFARYMSGQGFETWILEVRGAGLSIQGSNSKDIEQSANAMSEKMKAASESAIATNGAVASNKELNNVSFCAVSEPEISAPNGVETENVAIQGDLTRLGTVWDESKLVARLTETLMFLSERVSGFLSESQSRVMFTKFLDQISKLLVDSPLYEQFNEVRGKLSTLFETKQNTGITSQITDLSQKLVNIIEEGQLSVSPPLFDLQARFTSTIEDFQKQLDLMVKYDWDFDHYLEEDVPAAIEYIMKQSMPKDGKLLAIGHSMGGILLYSMLSRFGFEGKESNLAAVVTLASSLDYTSSKSTLKLLLPLADPAQALNVPVVPLGAMLAAAYPLSSRPPYVFSWLNTLISAEDMMDPDLLKRLVLNNF